A single region of the Variovorax paradoxus genome encodes:
- a CDS encoding aromatic ring-hydroxylating dioxygenase subunit alpha, producing MSTQDVFPIELRWESEKTSRIPFMAYTDEALHKKELQRFFYEKHWCYVGLEAEIPNTGDFKRTAIGERSVVMSRDEAGAIHVFENVCAHRGMQFCRERHGNKKEFVCPYHQWNYTLKGDLQGVPFRRGVKQDGKVNGGMPADFKTEEHGLNKLKVASRGGVVFASFDHDIEPFEDFLGPDILGYFDRLFDGRKLTILGYSRQRIPGNWKLMQENIKDPYHPGLLHTWFVTFGLWRADNKSELKMDSHGRHAAMISTRGSAGKAAQVTQVSSFKESMQLKDPRFLDIVPEPWWNGPTAVMMTLFPSLILQQQVNSVSTRHIQPVGHDAFDFVWTHFGFEDDTEEMTQRRLRQANLFGPAGFVSADDGEVIEFSQEGFEQKPYHRTLAELGGREVENTDHMVTETLIRGMYRYWREVMEAA from the coding sequence ATGAGCACGCAAGACGTATTTCCCATCGAGCTGCGATGGGAAAGCGAAAAGACCAGCCGCATTCCCTTCATGGCCTACACCGACGAGGCGCTGCACAAGAAGGAGCTGCAGCGCTTCTTCTACGAAAAGCACTGGTGCTACGTGGGCCTGGAAGCCGAGATTCCGAATACGGGCGACTTCAAGCGCACGGCCATCGGCGAGCGCTCCGTCGTCATGTCGCGCGACGAAGCGGGTGCCATCCATGTGTTCGAGAACGTCTGCGCCCACCGCGGCATGCAGTTCTGCCGCGAGCGCCACGGCAACAAGAAGGAGTTTGTCTGCCCGTACCACCAGTGGAACTACACACTCAAGGGCGACTTGCAAGGCGTGCCGTTCCGCCGCGGCGTGAAGCAGGACGGCAAGGTCAACGGCGGCATGCCGGCAGACTTCAAGACCGAAGAGCACGGCCTCAACAAGCTCAAGGTGGCCTCGCGCGGCGGCGTGGTGTTCGCATCGTTCGACCACGACATCGAGCCCTTCGAGGACTTTCTCGGACCAGACATCCTTGGCTACTTCGACCGCCTGTTCGACGGCCGCAAGCTCACCATTCTTGGCTACAGCCGCCAGCGCATTCCGGGCAACTGGAAGCTGATGCAGGAGAACATCAAGGACCCGTACCACCCGGGCCTCTTGCACACATGGTTCGTCACCTTCGGGCTCTGGCGTGCGGACAACAAGTCGGAGCTCAAGATGGATTCGCACGGCCGCCATGCCGCAATGATTTCCACCCGCGGCAGCGCCGGCAAGGCCGCGCAGGTCACGCAGGTGTCGAGCTTCAAGGAGAGCATGCAGCTGAAGGACCCGCGTTTTCTGGACATCGTGCCCGAGCCCTGGTGGAACGGGCCCACGGCGGTGATGATGACGTTGTTCCCGAGCCTCATCCTGCAGCAGCAGGTCAACAGCGTGTCCACGCGCCACATACAGCCCGTGGGCCACGACGCCTTCGATTTCGTCTGGACGCACTTCGGCTTTGAAGACGACACCGAGGAGATGACACAGCGCCGCCTCCGCCAGGCCAACCTGTTCGGGCCGGCCGGCTTTGTCTCGGCCGACGACGGCGAGGTGATCGAGTTTTCGCAGGAAGGCTTCGAACAGAAGCCGTATCACCGCACGCTCGCCGAACTGGGCGGGCGCGAGGTCGAGAACACCGACCACATGGTCACCGAAACGCTGATCCGCGGCATGTACCGTTACTGGCGCGAAGTGATGGAGGCGGCATGA
- a CDS encoding non-heme iron oxygenase ferredoxin subunit: MTTVTWIDAASVDEVPADDVVGIEVQGRDIALYGTEDGIHATDNICTHGHARLCDGFLEGHEIECPLHQGRFDVRTGKAMCAPLTEDLRSYPVKIEGGRVYLAIEQ, from the coding sequence ATGACCACAGTGACATGGATCGACGCGGCGTCGGTCGACGAGGTTCCCGCCGACGACGTGGTGGGCATCGAGGTGCAGGGCAGGGACATTGCCCTGTACGGCACCGAAGACGGCATTCATGCGACCGACAACATCTGCACCCACGGCCACGCGCGCCTTTGCGACGGCTTTCTCGAAGGCCACGAGATCGAATGCCCGCTGCACCAGGGGCGCTTCGACGTGCGCACCGGCAAGGCCATGTGCGCGCCGCTCACCGAGGACCTGCGCAGCTATCCGGTGAAGATCGAGGGCGGGCGCGTGTACCTCGCCATCGAGCAGTAG
- a CDS encoding aromatic-ring-hydroxylating dioxygenase subunit beta — protein MNLDANAYLELSRLYAAYAHAVDSGQWDLWPAFFIDECSYRLQPRENHERGLPLATLSFESRGMLEDRVYGIKETLFHDPYYQRHVVGLPLVHKVDADGTIHSEANYAVFRTKLDQASTVFNVGRYIDTVVATPEGLKFATRLCVFDSEMIPNSIIYPI, from the coding sequence ATGAACCTCGACGCCAACGCTTATCTCGAACTGTCGCGGCTGTACGCGGCCTATGCGCATGCCGTCGATTCGGGGCAGTGGGACTTGTGGCCGGCGTTCTTCATCGACGAGTGCAGCTACAGGCTGCAGCCGCGCGAGAACCACGAGCGCGGGCTGCCGCTTGCCACGCTGTCTTTCGAGAGCCGAGGCATGCTCGAAGACCGCGTCTACGGCATCAAGGAAACGCTGTTTCACGACCCGTACTACCAGCGCCACGTGGTGGGCCTGCCGCTGGTGCACAAGGTCGATGCCGACGGCACGATCCACAGCGAAGCCAACTACGCAGTGTTTCGCACCAAGCTCGACCAGGCATCGACCGTGTTCAACGTCGGCCGCTACATCGACACGGTGGTTGCGACCCCCGAAGGGCTGAAGTTCGCGACACGCCTTTGCGTGTTCGACAGCGAGATGATCCCCAACTCGATCATCTATCCCATCTGA